The region AGGATCGGATGCGTCGGTCATGCGGGTCGCGCCTTTACCGGAAAGCGAGTCGCGGCGGCAATCACAAACGCATCCCCTGTCGCACAGGCGGAGCGTTTCGCCGTGGCGCGCGACCGAAATGCGCGGATAATCAGGCGATCATCCGGCCCAGCTTCTGCCCGCCGAAGATATGCACGTGGAAGTGCGGCACTTCCTGCCCGCCATTCTCGCCCACATTTGCAAGCAGGCGATAGCCGGGCTCGACCAGGCCCTTGGCCCGCGCCACGATGCCGACCGCGCGGACCAGGCCCGCGATCTCCTCGTCCGATGCTTTTTCCGAGAAATCGTCCCAGCTGACATACTTGCCCTTGGGTATCACCAGCGTGTGGATTTCCGCCTGCGGGGCGATATCCTCGAACGCGAAGGCCCATTCGTCCTCGTACACCTTGGTGCACGGGATATCGCCGC is a window of Alteriqipengyuania lutimaris DNA encoding:
- a CDS encoding histidine triad nucleotide-binding protein; this translates as MPIDPTAPYEDDNIFAKILRGDIPCTKVYEDEWAFAFEDIAPQAEIHTLVIPKGKYVSWDDFSEKASDEEIAGLVRAVGIVARAKGLVEPGYRLLANVGENGGQEVPHFHVHIFGGQKLGRMIA